The following coding sequences are from one Virgibacillus necropolis window:
- a CDS encoding DUF2269 family protein, translating into MTLYSFLVLIHTFSAVIGIGPGFVMIYIVSNARNMSELRYAYLIRMRLHIFVMVGGSLLLITGLLMGALNPILFQAGWYVTSLILFLIALALGPTVLSPRFKPIKALLESHTGDEIPETYYELGKKLFFFERIENAILLIVIALMITKPF; encoded by the coding sequence ATGACGCTTTATTCGTTTCTTGTACTTATTCATACTTTTTCTGCAGTAATTGGGATAGGCCCTGGTTTTGTAATGATTTATATTGTTTCTAACGCCAGGAATATGAGTGAGTTGCGCTATGCTTATTTGATCCGTATGCGACTACATATTTTCGTGATGGTAGGTGGATCACTCTTGCTTATTACAGGGCTGTTGATGGGGGCCTTGAATCCAATACTATTTCAAGCAGGGTGGTACGTTACTAGCTTGATTCTGTTTTTAATTGCCTTAGCTCTCGGACCAACCGTTTTATCACCAAGATTCAAACCAATTAAAGCTTTATTGGAAAGTCATACTGGAGATGAAATTCCTGAAACATATTATGAATTGGGGAAAAAGTTGTTTTTCTTTGAACGAATTGAAAATGCAATCCTTTTAATTGTGATAGCATTGATGATAACAAAGCCGTTTTAG
- the abc-f gene encoding ribosomal protection-like ABC-F family protein, with translation MFLFKAKGLQKDWNGETLFENIDLELKKGEHLALFGRNGVGKTTLLNGLLGRISFDTGTVQRFISLDRWGMLEQDPLIDSEITTFEFVQSGDKERIRLKKELEILQQQINDEDAERLERYNTVYGKFLAADGYNLESDVEKCLKEVNLLERTWQTNFSQLSGGEKTRAQLARILMQKPECIIMDEPTNHLDQATIEWLESWMQSYTGAVLYVSHDRYFLDKTAHALYELTSGSSERFVGGYSEYRKQKELEQRTQEALYQKQKQKRAALEQTIRNYQKWFQQAHNAAGQDDFARSKAKKNVSRFKAKEKELERLEKQRVDRPRETNQLNVKLEGSTFSAKRLVHLEKISFGFKDEKPLFINRTMSVCRGDKLAVIGANGTGKSTLLKLITGNLVPDKGEVRLNPQTKIGYFAQELDNLDENKTLLDSMLELPDMTQTEARTILGCFLFSRDDVFKKIKNLSMGEKCRVAFLNLYYSNANLLVLDEPANFLDVATKEVIEEVLWGYPGALIVVSHDRFFVGEIAKRVIQLGDNQWVDYQGSYEEFIEDFSKGKSNNETDVKELELRLTQLMVKEEVKSEDEQSKILEEIREIKQKLADLR, from the coding sequence ATGTTTCTATTTAAAGCAAAAGGATTACAAAAAGATTGGAATGGAGAAACATTATTTGAAAATATAGATTTGGAATTAAAGAAAGGTGAACATTTAGCATTATTTGGACGAAATGGAGTAGGGAAAACAACCCTTTTAAATGGATTATTAGGAAGGATTTCATTTGATACAGGTACTGTACAGCGTTTCATCTCGTTAGATAGATGGGGAATGTTGGAACAGGACCCATTAATTGATTCAGAAATAACTACCTTTGAATTTGTTCAATCGGGTGATAAGGAACGAATTCGATTAAAAAAGGAATTAGAAATTTTGCAGCAACAAATAAATGATGAGGATGCAGAACGACTAGAGCGATATAATACTGTTTACGGTAAGTTTTTAGCTGCAGATGGCTATAATCTAGAATCAGATGTAGAAAAGTGTTTAAAGGAAGTAAACCTGCTTGAACGAACGTGGCAAACGAATTTTAGTCAGTTAAGTGGTGGTGAAAAAACACGAGCCCAGTTAGCGCGAATTCTAATGCAAAAACCAGAATGTATCATCATGGATGAACCAACGAATCACTTGGATCAAGCGACGATCGAATGGCTAGAATCATGGATGCAGTCATACACTGGCGCTGTTTTGTATGTATCCCATGACAGATACTTCCTGGATAAAACAGCTCATGCGCTGTATGAATTAACGAGCGGTTCATCGGAACGTTTTGTTGGTGGCTACAGTGAGTACCGAAAACAAAAAGAGTTAGAACAACGAACGCAAGAGGCCCTTTATCAAAAGCAGAAACAGAAGCGGGCTGCTTTAGAACAAACGATTCGTAATTACCAGAAATGGTTCCAACAAGCCCATAATGCTGCAGGACAAGATGATTTTGCTCGCTCAAAAGCAAAGAAAAATGTGTCACGCTTCAAAGCAAAGGAAAAAGAATTGGAGCGGTTGGAAAAGCAGCGAGTTGATCGGCCTAGAGAAACTAATCAATTAAATGTAAAGCTTGAGGGTAGTACGTTTTCAGCAAAGCGTCTGGTTCATCTTGAAAAGATCTCATTTGGCTTTAAGGATGAAAAGCCGTTATTTATTAATCGAACAATGTCCGTTTGTCGTGGTGATAAGCTTGCTGTTATTGGAGCAAATGGTACGGGTAAGTCAACTTTACTAAAGTTGATAACAGGTAACCTGGTCCCCGATAAAGGAGAGGTTAGATTAAATCCGCAAACAAAGATTGGTTATTTTGCTCAAGAGCTTGATAATTTGGATGAAAATAAAACATTGCTTGATAGCATGCTAGAACTCCCTGACATGACACAAACAGAAGCACGAACTATTTTGGGTTGCTTTCTATTTTCCCGTGATGACGTTTTCAAAAAGATTAAAAACCTGAGTATGGGAGAAAAATGTCGTGTTGCTTTTTTAAATTTATATTACAGTAACGCAAATTTATTAGTACTTGATGAACCGGCTAATTTCCTGGACGTGGCCACAAAAGAGGTGATAGAAGAGGTCTTATGGGGATATCCTGGAGCGCTAATTGTTGTTTCCCATGACCGGTTTTTTGTAGGGGAAATTGCGAAACGAGTAATCCAGCTAGGAGATAATCAGTGGGTTGATTATCAAGGATCATATGAGGAATTTATAGAAGACTTTTCTAAGGGGAAGTCAAATAATGAAACGGATGTTAAAGAATTAGAGTTAAGGTTGACACAATTAATGGTAAAGGAAGAGGTGAAAAGTGAAGACGAGCAAAGTAAGATACTTGAGGAGATTCGTGAAATAAAACAGAAATTAGCTGACCTTAGATAA
- a CDS encoding peptide ABC transporter substrate-binding protein: MKLKNWALLLVFGLLLSVLVACSGETEEAEGTKEESAAKEEKVLSFTNPETIPSMDPSLATDESSFIYLAATTEGLYRLDENAQPVDGIATDHTVSEDGLTWTFTLREDAVWENGEPVTAHDFVYAWQRAVDPDTGSEYGPYMMNNVIKNATAVSSGEVPVEELGVTAKDDYTLVVELENPTPYFESLTTFGTFLPLNQAFVEEQGDSFATSSDTLLSNGPYTIENWESTSSSWDLVKNKDYWDAETVQMDKLTFEVVKDAQTAVSLYESGKVARVDLTSDLVDKYKSNQDYVVTPDTFVYFMKFNQEANEALANTNIRAAISRAFDKEALVNEILNNGSLVANGLVPANFTPMPETGEDFREVSGDLVTYDLAAAQEFWKKGLEELGTDTVELELLTDDDATTKTMVEYIANQLSTNLPGLTVSIKQVPKEQRLDLDTSMDYELQISRWGPDFLDPFTFMNLWTTKSGNNFMGYSNPEYDKLVKETATKLAMDNVARYQNFLEAEEILFEDAAIAPIFQSSRAQLVSPKIKGVHVNPFGATYEYKWANVGSE; this comes from the coding sequence GTGAAGCTAAAAAATTGGGCATTATTGTTAGTATTTGGCCTATTACTTAGTGTTTTGGTAGCTTGTAGTGGGGAAACTGAAGAAGCAGAAGGAACAAAGGAAGAATCAGCTGCAAAAGAGGAAAAAGTATTAAGTTTTACGAATCCGGAAACAATTCCATCGATGGATCCTTCGCTTGCAACAGATGAATCATCATTTATATATTTAGCAGCTACAACGGAAGGTCTGTACCGTTTGGATGAAAATGCACAACCTGTTGACGGAATTGCGACAGACCATACGGTAAGTGAAGATGGACTTACATGGACGTTTACGTTACGAGAAGATGCAGTCTGGGAAAATGGTGAACCTGTAACTGCCCATGACTTTGTTTATGCATGGCAACGTGCAGTTGATCCTGATACAGGTTCCGAATACGGTCCATATATGATGAATAACGTTATTAAAAATGCAACTGCTGTAAGTTCAGGAGAAGTTCCAGTTGAAGAACTTGGGGTTACTGCAAAAGACGATTATACATTAGTTGTAGAGCTTGAGAATCCAACGCCATATTTTGAATCATTAACTACTTTTGGTACATTCTTACCATTAAATCAAGCATTTGTTGAAGAACAAGGAGATAGCTTTGCTACGAGTTCTGATACATTACTCTCAAATGGACCATATACGATAGAAAATTGGGAAAGCACTAGTAGCTCATGGGATCTTGTTAAAAATAAGGATTATTGGGATGCGGAAACGGTCCAAATGGACAAATTAACTTTTGAAGTTGTAAAAGATGCACAAACTGCAGTCAGTTTATATGAATCAGGTAAAGTTGCTCGAGTAGATTTAACTTCAGACCTTGTTGATAAATATAAGTCGAATCAAGACTATGTCGTTACACCTGATACATTTGTTTATTTCATGAAATTCAATCAGGAAGCTAACGAAGCTCTTGCAAACACAAATATACGTGCCGCAATTAGTAGGGCTTTTGATAAAGAAGCGTTAGTTAACGAAATACTTAATAATGGATCACTTGTTGCAAACGGGCTTGTTCCAGCTAACTTCACTCCAATGCCTGAAACTGGAGAAGATTTCCGAGAAGTTAGTGGAGATCTTGTAACTTACGATTTAGCAGCAGCTCAAGAATTCTGGAAAAAAGGTTTAGAAGAACTTGGGACAGATACAGTGGAACTTGAGTTATTAACAGATGATGATGCAACAACTAAAACAATGGTTGAATATATCGCAAACCAGCTTTCAACTAATCTACCAGGATTAACGGTTTCAATAAAACAAGTACCGAAAGAACAACGTCTTGATTTAGATACAAGCATGGATTATGAATTACAAATTTCCAGATGGGGTCCAGATTTCCTTGATCCGTTCACATTTATGAATCTTTGGACAACAAAAAGCGGAAACAACTTTATGGGCTATTCAAATCCAGAATATGATAAATTAGTTAAAGAAACAGCAACAAAATTAGCTATGGATAATGTAGCACGCTATCAAAATTTCTTAGAAGCTGAGGAAATTCTATTTGAAGATGCAGCAATAGCACCTATTTTCCAAAGTTCACGAGCACAACTGGTTTCTCCTAAAATTAAAGGTGTCCATGTGAACCCATTTGGAGCAACATATGAATATAAATGGGCAAATGTTGGTTCGGAGTAA
- a CDS encoding PTS transporter subunit IIC, giving the protein MKAFLQRKGITLSWKEYVITALSYMALGLFSSLIIGLIIKTMGEQLGQFSWFPQDIETALISMGAYAMETKIMGGAIGVAIAYGLKAPPLVLLSALFGGAFGAELGGPVGSYVAALFATEFGKLVYKETRVDIIVTPFVTILAGFLTGTFIGPPINTFMIWFGEVINWSTAQQPFIMGILVAVLMGWALTAPISSLAISIMLSLDGLAAGAATIGCAAQMIGFAVISYRDNGLGGFFAQGIGTSMLQVANILKKPILIIPPTIAGIVLAPFATVWLEMENNALGAGMGTSGLVGQIMTFETMGFTLDVFWAVLILHIIAPAFISLLIAAYFRKKGWIKPGDMKITYE; this is encoded by the coding sequence GTGAAAGCATTTTTACAACGTAAAGGGATTACCTTATCTTGGAAAGAATATGTGATAACCGCGTTAAGTTATATGGCATTAGGACTTTTTTCATCATTAATAATTGGCTTAATTATAAAAACGATGGGTGAACAGTTAGGGCAGTTCTCATGGTTTCCACAAGATATCGAAACTGCACTTATCAGTATGGGTGCGTATGCCATGGAAACAAAAATAATGGGTGGTGCCATCGGGGTAGCCATTGCTTATGGATTAAAAGCACCACCACTCGTTTTACTTTCTGCATTATTTGGTGGGGCATTCGGGGCAGAACTAGGTGGCCCAGTAGGTAGCTATGTTGCGGCTTTATTTGCTACTGAGTTTGGTAAACTAGTATATAAAGAAACACGGGTCGATATTATTGTGACCCCATTTGTTACCATATTGGCAGGTTTTTTGACTGGAACTTTCATTGGCCCACCAATCAATACATTTATGATTTGGTTCGGCGAGGTGATCAATTGGTCGACTGCTCAACAGCCGTTTATTATGGGAATTCTTGTAGCTGTGTTGATGGGCTGGGCACTGACAGCACCGATTTCTAGTTTAGCGATTTCCATCATGCTATCCCTAGACGGGCTTGCAGCAGGTGCAGCAACGATTGGATGTGCAGCACAAATGATTGGCTTTGCGGTTATTAGTTATCGAGATAATGGACTTGGTGGATTTTTTGCTCAGGGGATTGGCACTTCCATGCTGCAAGTAGCAAACATTTTAAAAAAGCCAATTCTTATCATTCCGCCAACAATTGCGGGGATTGTTTTAGCACCGTTCGCAACAGTGTGGCTTGAAATGGAAAACAATGCACTTGGAGCAGGAATGGGAACGAGTGGGTTAGTGGGCCAAATTATGACCTTCGAAACCATGGGCTTCACCTTAGATGTGTTCTGGGCAGTGTTAATCCTGCATATTATTGCACCTGCATTTATCAGTTTATTAATAGCAGCATATTTCCGAAAAAAGGGCTGGATCAAGCCTGGAGATATGAAAATTACGTATGAATAA
- a CDS encoding nitroreductase family protein has product MEKIKQLTDLAKLIRARRSVKKGYNDKTVEKETVLELLDSAVWAPTHGMRQPWRFLFVGADQKESFAKKVAATYPEEKQENREAYLNEPSALLIVIMDVPDNQKQYDENFGATASMIHNFQLLAWEQQLGVVWKTNPHIYDPVVKSILDVQDDEKIVGFIHMGYFDEAPMEKPRKSVEDKFTTFEG; this is encoded by the coding sequence ATGGAAAAGATAAAACAACTTACCGACCTTGCGAAACTAATACGCGCACGGCGTTCTGTGAAAAAGGGATATAATGATAAAACCGTAGAAAAAGAAACTGTATTAGAACTGTTAGATAGTGCAGTATGGGCACCTACACACGGAATGCGACAACCATGGCGCTTCCTATTTGTTGGAGCAGATCAAAAAGAATCATTTGCTAAAAAAGTGGCTGCTACTTACCCCGAGGAGAAACAAGAAAATCGAGAAGCATATCTTAATGAGCCTAGTGCACTCCTTATAGTAATCATGGATGTACCAGACAATCAAAAGCAATACGATGAGAATTTTGGTGCTACCGCTTCGATGATTCATAACTTCCAATTACTCGCATGGGAACAACAGCTTGGTGTCGTATGGAAAACCAATCCACATATCTATGACCCTGTTGTAAAATCCATTCTAGACGTCCAAGATGATGAAAAAATTGTTGGATTTATCCATATGGGGTATTTTGATGAGGCTCCTATGGAAAAACCGCGAAAATCAGTAGAAGATAAATTCACTACATTTGAAGGTTAA
- the ddlA gene encoding D-alanine--D-alanine ligase, producing the protein MKKIKVGIIFGGKSAEHEVSLQSAKNIVDAVDKTKYEVVLVGIDKQGKWHINDQTSYLLNEENPKLIQLNKSNENVAIVPGETKHQLIHASKEISIDQLDVVFPIVHGTLGEDGSMQGMLRIANLPFVGTSVLGSAICMDKDIAKRLLKEAGINVAKGLAFTRAKKNNIDFDEVTAQLNVPLFIKPANQGSSVGVSKVSTKEEFDEAIHAAFQYDHKVIVEENITGREIECAVLGNADPKASIPGEILPQTEFYSYESKYIDESGAELAIPADLPEETVEKIQAAAIDVFQALECEGLARVDFFLKENGEIYVNEVNTLPGFTRISMYPKLWEISGVSYPELINRLIELAMERHELDAMLKSAVWDEA; encoded by the coding sequence ATGAAAAAAATTAAAGTGGGTATTATTTTTGGCGGGAAATCAGCAGAGCATGAAGTGTCCTTACAATCAGCTAAAAATATTGTGGATGCAGTTGACAAAACAAAGTACGAGGTTGTTTTAGTTGGAATTGATAAACAAGGTAAATGGCATATCAATGATCAAACATCATACTTACTAAACGAAGAAAATCCAAAGTTAATTCAATTAAATAAATCAAATGAAAACGTGGCAATTGTACCAGGAGAAACGAAACATCAACTTATTCATGCTTCAAAGGAAATAAGTATTGACCAGCTTGATGTAGTTTTCCCAATTGTTCATGGTACGTTAGGCGAAGATGGTAGTATGCAGGGCATGCTTCGGATAGCAAATCTACCATTCGTCGGTACGAGTGTACTAGGATCAGCTATTTGTATGGATAAAGACATAGCAAAGCGCTTATTAAAAGAAGCGGGAATCAATGTTGCGAAAGGGTTAGCATTTACACGAGCGAAGAAAAATAACATTGATTTTGATGAAGTAACAGCACAATTAAATGTTCCACTGTTTATTAAACCAGCGAACCAAGGCTCGTCAGTTGGTGTAAGTAAGGTCTCGACAAAGGAAGAGTTTGACGAAGCGATACATGCTGCATTCCAATATGATCACAAAGTCATCGTTGAAGAAAATATTACTGGTCGTGAAATTGAATGTGCAGTCCTTGGCAATGCGGATCCAAAAGCATCGATACCTGGTGAAATTTTACCTCAAACTGAATTTTATTCTTATGAATCGAAATATATCGATGAAAGTGGTGCGGAATTAGCTATACCAGCAGACTTACCAGAAGAAACGGTCGAAAAAATTCAAGCTGCTGCAATAGATGTATTTCAAGCATTAGAATGTGAAGGGTTAGCGCGTGTCGATTTCTTTTTGAAGGAAAATGGGGAAATCTACGTTAATGAAGTAAATACACTTCCTGGATTTACGCGTATAAGTATGTATCCTAAGTTATGGGAAATAAGTGGAGTTTCTTACCCAGAGTTAATTAATAGGCTGATTGAATTAGCAATGGAGCGACATGAACTTGATGCAATGTTAAAAAGTGCTGTTTGGGACGAAGCGTAG
- the trpE gene encoding anthranilate synthase component I: protein MQTKTLPYKFIKQNADTLTPIGIYSNLKGRKKFLLESSFPHEKKGKFSFIGADPYQEIIGKSNRTTILDHEKGSNNITESPPLSVLKEILPKLEIDIPIPFVGGAIGYIGYDSIRSYEQIGEYLQDNLDMPDVHLMLYKSVIAFDHRNESAYLIAMNPDQQPENILDERIEDLKKALTSTTNTNTTNDENMVFKPEMNKRQFMENVTIAKKHIQQGDAFQIVLSQRMKASIHGDPFSFYRKLRKANPSPYMFYINFETYQVLGASPESLVQTTGRHIVTNPIAGTRPRGKTDVEDEELTKDLLGDAKEIAEHRMLVDLSRNDIGRVSEIDSITIPTYMNVEKYQHVMHIVSEVHGRLNANYSSIDALIACLPAGTVSGAPKIRAMQIINDLEESKRGVYGGGIGYINFNHDVNMALAIRSLVIKENKAYLQAGAGIVYDSIPENEYKETLHKAKSLMEVNNHDSSNR from the coding sequence ATGCAAACCAAAACACTGCCCTATAAATTTATCAAACAAAATGCCGATACGCTAACACCTATCGGAATCTATTCAAACCTTAAAGGAAGGAAGAAATTTCTGTTAGAAAGCTCTTTTCCACATGAGAAAAAAGGAAAGTTTTCATTTATTGGTGCTGATCCTTACCAAGAAATTATAGGTAAAAGTAATCGTACAACTATTTTGGATCATGAAAAAGGAAGCAACAATATAACAGAGTCCCCTCCCTTATCGGTTTTAAAGGAGATACTACCGAAACTAGAAATTGACATACCGATTCCATTTGTTGGTGGTGCGATTGGGTATATTGGATATGACTCCATTCGCTCTTACGAACAGATCGGCGAGTATTTACAGGATAATCTCGACATGCCAGATGTACACCTTATGTTATATAAAAGTGTTATTGCTTTTGACCATCGGAATGAATCTGCTTATTTAATTGCTATGAATCCTGATCAACAACCTGAAAATATATTGGATGAACGAATAGAAGATTTGAAAAAAGCATTAACTTCGACTACAAATACGAATACAACTAATGATGAAAATATGGTATTTAAACCTGAGATGAATAAGCGGCAATTTATGGAGAACGTAACGATTGCTAAAAAACACATCCAGCAAGGTGACGCATTTCAGATTGTGTTGTCACAACGGATGAAAGCTTCCATCCATGGTGATCCCTTTTCTTTTTACCGAAAACTTAGAAAAGCTAACCCATCACCATATATGTTTTATATCAACTTTGAAACGTATCAGGTTTTAGGTGCTTCACCGGAAAGCTTAGTCCAAACAACCGGGCGGCATATTGTCACAAATCCAATTGCTGGAACACGTCCAAGGGGCAAGACAGATGTGGAAGATGAAGAATTAACAAAAGATCTCCTTGGGGACGCGAAAGAAATAGCTGAGCACCGTATGCTAGTCGATTTAAGCCGAAATGACATTGGCCGTGTTTCTGAAATTGACAGTATCACTATTCCGACTTATATGAATGTGGAAAAGTACCAACATGTGATGCACATCGTATCTGAGGTGCATGGAAGGTTAAATGCTAACTATTCAAGCATTGATGCATTAATTGCATGTTTACCTGCAGGAACGGTTTCAGGCGCACCAAAAATACGTGCCATGCAGATTATTAATGACTTAGAAGAAAGTAAACGAGGTGTCTATGGTGGTGGGATTGGCTATATAAACTTTAACCACGATGTAAATATGGCACTGGCTATCCGCTCGCTCGTTATTAAAGAAAACAAAGCATACCTACAAGCTGGTGCCGGTATTGTTTATGATTCTATACCAGAAAATGAATATAAAGAAACACTACACAAGGCGAAATCACTAATGGAGGTGAACAACCATGATTCTTCTAATCGATAA
- a CDS encoding anthranilate synthase component II, with protein sequence MILLIDNYDSFTYNVYHYFSSENVDVQIYRNDQITSKAVEELNPEAIIISPGPGTPETAGNCMAIVQDFYQKVPILGICLGHQIIAAALGSKIKQANVIKHGKTSLITHNGSGLFSYLTQPLEVMRYHSLVVDQKTLSDELEVVATSMDDNEIMGIKHFHYPVYGLQFHPESIGTLSGKNVIQNFLKEIGKELHYETTS encoded by the coding sequence ATGATTCTTCTAATCGATAATTATGATTCATTTACCTATAACGTTTATCATTATTTTTCAAGTGAAAATGTAGATGTACAGATATATCGGAACGACCAAATAACGAGTAAAGCTGTTGAAGAATTAAATCCTGAAGCAATTATCATATCCCCAGGACCTGGGACACCAGAAACAGCAGGAAATTGCATGGCGATTGTTCAGGATTTTTACCAAAAGGTGCCTATTCTCGGGATATGTTTAGGCCATCAAATAATTGCTGCTGCATTAGGCAGTAAAATAAAACAAGCAAATGTAATCAAACATGGTAAAACATCTCTGATTACACATAATGGTTCAGGATTATTTAGTTATTTAACACAACCACTAGAAGTGATGCGTTATCACTCGCTAGTCGTGGACCAAAAAACATTATCAGATGAATTAGAAGTTGTTGCTACATCCATGGATGACAATGAAATTATGGGGATCAAACATTTTCATTATCCAGTATATGGATTACAATTTCACCCGGAATCAATTGGGACGTTATCTGGTAAAAATGTTATTCAAAACTTTTTAAAGGAGATCGGAAAGGAGCTTCACTATGAAACAACATCTTGA
- the trpD gene encoding anthranilate phosphoribosyltransferase → MKQHLEKLMNQENLTIEEMKQATEHCFTPNITDTEIASLLTALRAKGETADEVAGIVDVIRSESQSVPTSLSHVMDNCGTGGDQSHSFNISTTAAFIIAGAGVTIAKHGNRSISSKTGSADVLEHLGISLSFQPEQTEEILQKNGIAFLYAPHIHPNLKRFMKVRKELGLPTILNLIGPLTNPVELDSQLLGIYRRDMLAMMAESLKKLGRRRALVVNGAGYMDEASLAGDNHLVLLDNGQTSAFTLHPEELDLPVYTNEQIRGGDAKENAVILQNVLQGKPGAYLDTAVLNAGLGLFANGKATTIEKGIELARESISSGAAYEKLQRLMEYSKQIPSEVI, encoded by the coding sequence ATGAAACAACATCTTGAAAAATTAATGAATCAAGAAAACTTAACTATAGAAGAAATGAAGCAGGCAACAGAGCATTGCTTCACACCAAACATTACGGATACAGAAATCGCTTCCCTACTGACGGCATTACGAGCAAAGGGGGAAACAGCGGATGAGGTTGCTGGAATTGTTGATGTTATCCGATCCGAATCACAATCCGTTCCTACCTCCCTATCTCATGTGATGGATAATTGCGGCACTGGTGGCGATCAATCACACAGCTTTAACATTAGCACAACAGCGGCTTTTATAATTGCTGGTGCAGGTGTTACGATTGCAAAGCATGGGAACAGGAGCATCTCCAGCAAAACTGGGAGTGCAGATGTATTGGAACATTTAGGTATATCCCTATCGTTTCAACCTGAACAAACGGAAGAAATTTTACAAAAAAATGGAATAGCCTTTTTATATGCACCACATATCCATCCTAATCTGAAACGTTTTATGAAGGTTCGAAAGGAATTAGGTCTACCAACTATACTTAATCTAATTGGGCCCCTAACAAATCCAGTTGAACTAGATTCACAGCTACTCGGCATTTATCGTCGTGACATGCTAGCGATGATGGCTGAATCCTTGAAAAAGCTTGGACGAAGACGTGCATTAGTGGTAAATGGCGCAGGTTACATGGATGAAGCCTCACTTGCCGGAGATAACCATTTGGTATTGCTCGATAATGGGCAAACATCAGCTTTTACCCTTCACCCGGAAGAGCTTGATTTACCCGTTTATACTAATGAACAAATACGTGGCGGAGATGCGAAAGAAAATGCCGTTATTTTACAGAATGTTTTACAAGGAAAGCCTGGAGCTTACCTTGATACGGCGGTATTAAATGCAGGACTTGGCCTTTTTGCAAACGGTAAAGCAACTACCATAGAAAAAGGTATTGAATTGGCAAGAGAAAGCATTTCCTCAGGTGCTGCTTATGAAAAACTTCAGCGATTAATGGAATACAGCAAGCAAATTCCAAGTGAGGTGATATAA
- the trpC gene encoding indole-3-glycerol phosphate synthase TrpC, producing the protein MTILDKIIAQKKMEVEQLKANGFERFSDSLKKVESIFPGSDSMHIISEIKRSSPSKGAIDMAVDPVSRAKQYEKFGASAISVLTDKTFFNGSMEDLRAVREAVDLPLLCKDFMIDTIQIDQAKNAGATIILLIVAALSESKLRELYHYAKQHDLEVLCEVHNEAEMEVAINLGANLIGVNNRNLKTFEVDLNVTEKLAPMIRESSTTLISESGIRSRADVERAAQAGAKGILVGETLMRSDDLAATFLDLQVPLPSKGVNSNAR; encoded by the coding sequence ATGACCATTTTAGATAAGATTATTGCGCAAAAGAAAATGGAAGTGGAGCAGCTTAAGGCTAATGGGTTTGAACGTTTTAGTGATTCTCTTAAAAAAGTTGAGTCAATTTTTCCAGGTAGTGACTCGATGCATATTATCTCGGAAATAAAGCGCTCCTCTCCATCAAAAGGAGCAATTGATATGGCTGTGGATCCAGTATCGCGGGCCAAACAATATGAAAAGTTCGGAGCTAGTGCGATTTCAGTACTAACAGATAAAACCTTTTTCAATGGCTCTATGGAAGATTTACGAGCAGTTCGGGAGGCAGTTGACCTTCCCCTTCTTTGTAAGGACTTTATGATCGACACGATTCAGATTGATCAGGCGAAAAATGCCGGGGCGACTATTATTTTACTAATTGTTGCTGCCTTATCAGAAAGCAAGCTACGTGAGCTATACCATTATGCAAAACAGCATGATTTAGAAGTGCTTTGCGAGGTCCACAATGAAGCTGAAATGGAAGTGGCAATTAATTTAGGGGCTAACTTGATCGGGGTCAATAATCGTAATTTAAAAACGTTTGAAGTTGATTTAAATGTGACCGAAAAGCTAGCACCAATGATCAGAGAATCTTCCACTACACTTATTAGTGAAAGTGGCATTAGATCCCGTGCGGATGTAGAGCGTGCTGCACAAGCAGGAGCAAAGGGCATTCTTGTCGGGGAGACACTAATGAGGTCAGATGACTTAGCTGCAACATTTCTTGATCTACAAGTACCTCTTCCATCAAAAGGAGTGAATTCTAATGCTCGTTAA